One Mesoplodon densirostris isolate mMesDen1 chromosome X, mMesDen1 primary haplotype, whole genome shotgun sequence genomic region harbors:
- the RTL4 gene encoding LOW QUALITY PROTEIN: retrotransposon Gag-like protein 4 (The sequence of the model RefSeq protein was modified relative to this genomic sequence to represent the inferred CDS: substituted 1 base at 1 genomic stop codon): MSMATKCDLRHRLESQKKWINYHHSNRTLTALQAMIGALRVKSNQRYSRELHRITTYQSALLKQYENFVLELXQSFGEPTKQEMNPLVNAKVDKRDNFSQQDATTFQLLAQNLRYNETNQSDHFQEELADSIQAEVSGTDLLDNLPDLITQCIQLDKQRSDRPELLQSEAQIPALVSLIRDQALSNPTGPAPKEDPIQLRGSQLPLTPAKRARQQETQSCLYCSQAGHFTRDCLAKRSRAPARINNPAHQ; this comes from the exons ATGTCCATGGCAACCAAATGTGACCTCAGACACAGACTAGAAAGCCAGAAAAAATGGATTAACTATCACCACAGCAATCGGACCCTCACAGCACTGCAGGCTATGATTGGAGCACTGAGGGTCAAGTCCAACCA AAGATACAGTAGAGAATTACACAGAATCACCACCTACCAGAGTGCTCTGTTGAAGCAATATGAGAACTTTGTTCTTGAGTTATAGCAGTCATTTGGTGAGCCCACAAAACAGGAAATGAACCCCTTGGTGAATGCTAAGGTTGACAAAAGGGACAACTTCTCTCAGCAGGATGCCACTACTTTCCAGCTCCTTGCTCAAAATCTGAGATATAATGAAACCAATCAGAGTGATCACTTCCAAGAGGAACTAGCTGACTCCATTCAGGCTGAAGTAAGTGGCACAGATCTGCTGGACAATCTCCCAGACCTTATCACTCAGTGTATTCAGTTGGATAAGCAACGTAGTGACAGGCCAGAGCTCCTGCAGTCAGAGGCCCAGATCCCAGCGTTGGTTTCCCTCATCCGTGACCAAGCCCTCTCCAACCCCACAGGTCCAGCACCCAAGGAAGACCCTATACAGCTTCGAGGAAGCCAGCTGCCTCTCACTCCAGCCAAACGAGCCCGCCAGCAAGAAACTCAGTCATGCCTTTACTGCAGCCAGGCTGGTCACTTCACAAGAGATTGCCTTGCCAAACGTTCTCGAGCCCCAGCAAGGATAAATAACCCAGCTCACCAGTAA